The following coding sequences lie in one Lepeophtheirus salmonis chromosome 11, UVic_Lsal_1.4, whole genome shotgun sequence genomic window:
- the LOC121126095 gene encoding uncharacterized protein isoform X5: protein MRFFILISLFMLVTLHVKSGSSQIKTTATQSLKTTKPGKASTTAETTTIATRAPKTTQSKATSTIAPQTTTTSAPTTTSEAPTTTTVAPTTTTVAPTTTTAAPTTTTLAPTTTTAAPTTTTVAPTTTTAAPTTTTLAPTTTTLAPTTSTAAPTTTTVAPTTTTAAPTTTTLAPTTTTLAPTTSTAAPTTTTAAPTTTTIAPTTTTAAPTTTTAAPTTTSEAPTTTTAAPTTTTVAPTTTTAAPTTTTAAPTTTSEAPTTTTAAPTTTSTATTTIATRPPKTTLNKATTTTSAPTTTTDAPTTTIAPPTTTTSSPTTTSEAPTTTTAAPTTTTVAPTTTSDAPATTTAAPTTTSEVPTTTPAAPTTTTAAPTTTSEAPTTPKAAPTTTKAAPTTTTASPTTTSAAPTTTTAAPTTTTPSPTTTSAAPTTPSAAPTTTPAPPTTLEPTGCRTTDGKSCVFPFIYSGVTYDSCTTVGNGGVKWCATSLYSSNEALEYANCGASCDVCRTTDGKKCVFPFIYSGVSYNSCTDADNGGVNWCATSLYPSKEALEYANCQSSCESATKTTPDPSSKCKTTDGQTCIFPFIYSGVSYDSCTDVQNGGVKWCATSLYSTKEANAYANCDPSCEDNKPTTVQPGSACKTTDGQSCIFPFIYSGVSYDSCTDVLNGGVKWCATSLYSTKEANAYANCDPSCEDNKPTTVQPGSACKTTDGQSCIFPFIYSGVSYDSCTDVLNGGVKWCATSLYSTKEANAYANCDPSCENNKPTTVQPGSACKTTDGQSCIFPFIYSGVSYDSCTDVLNGGVKWCATSLYSTKEANAYANCDPSCEDNKPATVQPESACKTTDGESCIFPFIYSGVSYDSCTDVQNGVSNGVPLPCTQPRKQMDMLIVTPIVNVFV, encoded by the exons ATGAGGTTCTTCATACTGATTTCTCTTTTCATGTTGGTGACTCTCCATGTCAAAAGTGGAAGTT CACAAATTAAAACCACTGCTACTCAATCTCTTAAGACAACAAAACCGGGAAAAGCCTCCACTACAGCTGAGACGACAACAATAGCAACAAGGGCCCCTAAGACAACGCAAAGCAAAGCAACCTCAACTATTGCTCCACAAACAACCACAACATCAGCTCCTACAACAACCTCTGAGGCTCCTACAACAACTACAGTAGCTCCTACAACAACCACAGTAGCTCCTACAACAACTACAGCAGCTCCTACAACAACCACATTAGCTCCTACAACAACTACAGCAGCTCCTACAACAACCACAGTAGCTCCTACAACAACTACAGCAGCTCCTACAACAACCACATTAGCTCCTACAACAACCACATTAGCTCCTACAACATCTACAGCAGCTCCTACAACAACCACAGTAGCTCCTACAACAACTACAGCAGCTCCTACAACAACCACATTAGCTCCTACAACAACCACATTAGCTCCTACAACATCTACAGCAGCTCCTACAACAACTACAGCTGCTCCTACAACAACCACAATAGCTCCTACAACAACCACAGCAGCTCCTACAACAACCACGGCAGCTCCTACAACAACCTCTGAGGCTCCTACAACAACCACAGCAGCTCCTACAACAACCACAGTAGCTCCTACAACAACCACAGCAGCTCCGACAACAACCACGGCAGCTCCGACAACAACCTCTGAGGCTCCTACAACAACTACAGCAGCTCCTACAACAACCTCTACTGCTACGACAACGATAGCAACAAGGCCCCCGAAGACAACCTTAAACAAAGCAACAACCACAACATCAGCTCCTACAACAACCACTGATGCTCCAACCACAACTATTGCTCCACCAACAACCACAACATCATCTCCTACAACAACCTCTGAGGCTCCAACGACAACCACAGCAGCTCCTACAACAACCACAGTAGCTCCTACAACAACCTCTGACGCTCCGGCGACAACCACAGCAGCTCCTACAACAACCTCAGAGGTTCCTACGACAACCCCAGCAGCTCCTACAACAACCACAGCAGCTCCTACAACAACCTCGGAGGCTCCAACGACACCCAAAGCAGCTCCTACAACAACCAAAGCAGCTCCGACAACAACCACAGCATCTCCTACAACAACATCTGCGGCTCCTACAACAACCACAGCAGCTCCTACAACAACTACACCATCTCCTACAACAACCTCTGCAGCTCCTACAACACCCTCTGCAGCTCCTACAACAACCCCTGCTCCTCCAACAACCTTAGAACCTACAG GTTGTAGAACGACTGACGGAAAATCTTGCGTTTTTCCTTTCATATATTCTGGAGTAACATATGATTCATGTACCACTGTTGGAAATGGTGGTGTCAAATGGTGTGCCACCTCATTGTACTCAAGTAATGAGGCACTTGAGTATGCAAATTGTGGTGCAAGCTGTGATG TTTGTAGAACAACTGATGGCAAGAAATGTGTTTTCCCTTTTATTTACTCTGGTGTATCGTATAACTCATGTACTGATGCCGACAATGGTGGAGTAAATTGGTGTGCAACTTCACTATACCCATCAAAAGAAGCACTTGAATATGCCAATTGCCAATCAAGTTGTGAAA gtGCTACAAAAACTACACCGGATCCTTCATCaa AATGTAAAACCACCGATGGACAGACCTGCATTTTTCCCTTCATTTATTCTGGAGTATCCTATGATTCATGTACTGATGTTCAAAATGGGGGTGTCAAATGGTGTGCCACTTCCTTGTACTCAACTAAGGAAGCAAATGCATATGCCAATTGTGATCCAAGTTGTGAAG ataacAAGCCAACAACTGTTCAACCAGGTTCTG CCTGTAAAACCACTGACGGACAATCTTGCATTTTCCCTTTCATTTATTCTGGAGTATCTTACGATTCATGTACTGATGTTCTAAATGGGGGTGTCAAATGGTGTGCCACTTCCTTGTACTCAACTAAGGAAGCAAATGCATATGCCAATTGTGATCCAAGTTGTGAAG ataacAAGCCAACAACTGTTCAACCAGGTTCTG CCTGTAAAACCACTGACGGACAATCTTGCATTTTCCCTTTCATTTATTCTGGAGTATCTTACGATTCATGTACTGATGTTCTAAATGGGGGTGTCAAATGGTGTGCCACTTCCTTGTACTCAACTAAGGAAGCAAATGCATATGCTAATTGTGATCCAAGTTgtgaaa ataacAAACCAACAACAGTTCAACCAGGTTCTG CCTGTAAAACCACTGACGGACAATCTTGTATTTTCCCTTTCATTTATTCTGGAGTATCTTACGATTCATGTACTGATGTTCTAAATGGGGGTGTCAAATGGTGTGCCACATCCTTGTACTCAACCAAGGAAGCAAATGCATATGCCAATTGTGATCCAAGCTGCGAAG ataACAAGCCAGCGACAGTTCAACCAGAATCTg cttGTAAAACAACGGACGGAGAATCTTGCATTTTCCCCTTCATTTATTCTGGAGTGTCCTATGATTCATGTACTGATGTTCAAAATGGGGTGTCAAATGGTGTGCCACTTCCTTGTACTCAACCAAGGAAGCAAATGGATATGCTAATTGTGACCCCAATTGTTAATGTATTCGtgtaa
- the LOC121126095 gene encoding uncharacterized protein isoform X2, whose protein sequence is MRFFILISLFMLVTLHVKSGSSQIKTTATQSLKTTKPGKASTTAETTTIATRAPKTTQSKATSTIAPQTTTTSAPTTTSEAPTTTTVAPTTTTVAPTTTTAAPTTTTLAPTTTTAAPTTTTVAPTTTTAAPTTTTLAPTTTTLAPTTSTAAPTTTTVAPTTTTAAPTTTTLAPTTTTLAPTTSTAAPTTTTAAPTTTTIAPTTTTAAPTTTTAAPTTTSEAPTTTTAAPTTTTVAPTTTTAAPTTTTAAPTTTSEAPTTTTAAPTTTSTATTTIATRPPKTTLNKATTTTSAPTTTTDAPTTTIAPPTTTTSSPTTTSEAPTTTTAAPTTTTVAPTTTSDAPATTTAAPTTTSEVPTTTPAAPTTTTAAPTTTSEAPTTPKAAPTTTKAAPTTTTASPTTTSAAPTTTTAAPTTTTPSPTTTSAAPTTPSAAPTTTPAPPTTLEPTGCRTTDGKSCVFPFIYSGVTYDSCTTVGNGGVKWCATSLYSSNEALEYANCGASCDVCRTTDGKKCVFPFIYSGVSYNSCTDADNGGVNWCATSLYPSKEALEYANCQSSCESATKTTPDPSSKCKTTDGQTCIFPFIYSGVSYDSCTDVQNGGVKWCATSLYSTKEANAYANCDPSCEDNKPTTVQPGSACKTTDGQSCIFPFIYSGVSYDSCTDVLNGGVKWCATSLYSTKEANAYANCDPSCEDNKPTTVQPGSACKTTDGQSCIFPFIYSGVSYDSCTDVLNGGVKWCATSLYSTKEANAYANCDPSCENNKPTTVQPGSACKTTDGQSCLFPFIYSGVSYDSCTDVQNGGVKWCATSLYSTKEANAYANCDPSCEDNNPTTVQPGSACKTTDGQSCIFPFIYSGVSYDSCTDVLNGGVKWCATSLYSTKEANAYANCDPSCEDNKPATVQPESACKTTDGESCIFPFIYSGVSYDSCTDVQNGVSNGVPLPCTQPRKQMDMLIVTPIVNVFV, encoded by the exons ATGAGGTTCTTCATACTGATTTCTCTTTTCATGTTGGTGACTCTCCATGTCAAAAGTGGAAGTT CACAAATTAAAACCACTGCTACTCAATCTCTTAAGACAACAAAACCGGGAAAAGCCTCCACTACAGCTGAGACGACAACAATAGCAACAAGGGCCCCTAAGACAACGCAAAGCAAAGCAACCTCAACTATTGCTCCACAAACAACCACAACATCAGCTCCTACAACAACCTCTGAGGCTCCTACAACAACTACAGTAGCTCCTACAACAACCACAGTAGCTCCTACAACAACTACAGCAGCTCCTACAACAACCACATTAGCTCCTACAACAACTACAGCAGCTCCTACAACAACCACAGTAGCTCCTACAACAACTACAGCAGCTCCTACAACAACCACATTAGCTCCTACAACAACCACATTAGCTCCTACAACATCTACAGCAGCTCCTACAACAACCACAGTAGCTCCTACAACAACTACAGCAGCTCCTACAACAACCACATTAGCTCCTACAACAACCACATTAGCTCCTACAACATCTACAGCAGCTCCTACAACAACTACAGCTGCTCCTACAACAACCACAATAGCTCCTACAACAACCACAGCAGCTCCTACAACAACCACGGCAGCTCCTACAACAACCTCTGAGGCTCCTACAACAACCACAGCAGCTCCTACAACAACCACAGTAGCTCCTACAACAACCACAGCAGCTCCGACAACAACCACGGCAGCTCCGACAACAACCTCTGAGGCTCCTACAACAACTACAGCAGCTCCTACAACAACCTCTACTGCTACGACAACGATAGCAACAAGGCCCCCGAAGACAACCTTAAACAAAGCAACAACCACAACATCAGCTCCTACAACAACCACTGATGCTCCAACCACAACTATTGCTCCACCAACAACCACAACATCATCTCCTACAACAACCTCTGAGGCTCCAACGACAACCACAGCAGCTCCTACAACAACCACAGTAGCTCCTACAACAACCTCTGACGCTCCGGCGACAACCACAGCAGCTCCTACAACAACCTCAGAGGTTCCTACGACAACCCCAGCAGCTCCTACAACAACCACAGCAGCTCCTACAACAACCTCGGAGGCTCCAACGACACCCAAAGCAGCTCCTACAACAACCAAAGCAGCTCCGACAACAACCACAGCATCTCCTACAACAACATCTGCGGCTCCTACAACAACCACAGCAGCTCCTACAACAACTACACCATCTCCTACAACAACCTCTGCAGCTCCTACAACACCCTCTGCAGCTCCTACAACAACCCCTGCTCCTCCAACAACCTTAGAACCTACAG GTTGTAGAACGACTGACGGAAAATCTTGCGTTTTTCCTTTCATATATTCTGGAGTAACATATGATTCATGTACCACTGTTGGAAATGGTGGTGTCAAATGGTGTGCCACCTCATTGTACTCAAGTAATGAGGCACTTGAGTATGCAAATTGTGGTGCAAGCTGTGATG TTTGTAGAACAACTGATGGCAAGAAATGTGTTTTCCCTTTTATTTACTCTGGTGTATCGTATAACTCATGTACTGATGCCGACAATGGTGGAGTAAATTGGTGTGCAACTTCACTATACCCATCAAAAGAAGCACTTGAATATGCCAATTGCCAATCAAGTTGTGAAA gtGCTACAAAAACTACACCGGATCCTTCATCaa AATGTAAAACCACCGATGGACAGACCTGCATTTTTCCCTTCATTTATTCTGGAGTATCCTATGATTCATGTACTGATGTTCAAAATGGGGGTGTCAAATGGTGTGCCACTTCCTTGTACTCAACTAAGGAAGCAAATGCATATGCCAATTGTGATCCAAGTTGTGAAG ataacAAGCCAACAACTGTTCAACCAGGTTCTG CCTGTAAAACCACTGACGGACAATCTTGCATTTTCCCTTTCATTTATTCTGGAGTATCTTACGATTCATGTACTGATGTTCTAAATGGGGGTGTCAAATGGTGTGCCACTTCCTTGTACTCAACTAAGGAAGCAAATGCATATGCCAATTGTGATCCAAGTTGTGAAG ataacAAGCCAACAACTGTTCAACCAGGTTCTG CCTGTAAAACCACTGACGGACAATCTTGCATTTTCCCTTTCATTTATTCTGGAGTATCTTACGATTCATGTACTGATGTTCTAAATGGGGGTGTCAAATGGTGTGCCACTTCCTTGTACTCAACTAAGGAAGCAAATGCATATGCTAATTGTGATCCAAGTTgtgaaa ataacAAACCAACAACAGTTCAACCAGGTTCTG CCTGTAAAACCACTGACGGACAATCTTGCCTTTTCCCTTTCATTTATTCTGGAGTATCTTACGATTCATGTACTGATGTTCAAAATGGGGGTGTCAAATGGTGTGCCACATCCTTGTACTCAACTAAGGAAGCAAATGCATATGCCAATTGTGACCCAAGTTGTGAAG ataacAACCCAACAACAGTTCAACCAGGTTCTG CCTGTAAAACCACTGACGGACAATCTTGTATTTTCCCTTTCATTTATTCTGGAGTATCTTACGATTCATGTACTGATGTTCTAAATGGGGGTGTCAAATGGTGTGCCACATCCTTGTACTCAACCAAGGAAGCAAATGCATATGCCAATTGTGATCCAAGCTGCGAAG ataACAAGCCAGCGACAGTTCAACCAGAATCTg cttGTAAAACAACGGACGGAGAATCTTGCATTTTCCCCTTCATTTATTCTGGAGTGTCCTATGATTCATGTACTGATGTTCAAAATGGGGTGTCAAATGGTGTGCCACTTCCTTGTACTCAACCAAGGAAGCAAATGGATATGCTAATTGTGACCCCAATTGTTAATGTATTCGtgtaa